A region of Salinibacter sp. 10B DNA encodes the following proteins:
- a CDS encoding DUF2914 domain-containing protein, whose translation MSTAAWTTRLTEWLGTLLDWLEHNRRYRWARLFLHRHEHAVPPSLFLGGVTWDVLTLQRIDAVLDNLILGAYLVLLGGFVVIATLDRNDRPMPGPLQKLSRWAPGMIQFLAGGLFSAYVIYYTRSASFSTASLFLLVLVALLVANELLWSRVLSSYLLLGVYFLAVFCYFTFFLPTVLGKMGFGVFLTSGFLSAGLVISLILYLDTHDVFETSWAFSGAVGTVLGLLGLVVLFYVNHWIPPVPLAMKEGGVYHDVERDNGAFVLRYEEPAWYWPWKNDDDPFRYAPGDTVHCFAAVFAPTDLQTKVYHHWQYYNEERDVWVDTDRIGYEVVGGRRNGYRGVTFKRHVHPGEWRVTVETVDRRPIARIRFDVVEADTSEGLHYTTRRYR comes from the coding sequence ATGAGCACGGCGGCTTGGACCACTCGTCTCACAGAGTGGCTGGGGACACTGTTGGACTGGTTGGAGCACAACCGGCGCTACCGATGGGCACGGCTTTTTCTCCATCGTCACGAGCACGCCGTGCCTCCTTCTTTGTTTCTGGGCGGCGTGACCTGGGATGTTCTCACGCTCCAGCGCATCGACGCGGTGCTGGATAACCTCATTCTGGGGGCCTACCTCGTCCTGCTCGGGGGCTTTGTGGTGATCGCCACACTGGACCGCAATGATCGTCCCATGCCCGGGCCTCTGCAGAAGCTGAGCCGATGGGCGCCGGGGATGATTCAGTTTTTGGCGGGGGGGCTTTTCAGTGCCTACGTGATCTACTATACCCGAAGTGCCTCCTTTAGCACGGCGTCGCTCTTCTTGCTCGTGCTGGTGGCTCTGTTGGTGGCCAACGAACTGCTCTGGAGTCGGGTGTTGAGTTCCTACTTGCTTCTCGGCGTCTACTTTCTGGCCGTCTTCTGCTACTTTACCTTCTTCTTGCCCACCGTATTGGGCAAGATGGGCTTCGGGGTTTTTCTTACCAGCGGTTTCCTGAGTGCCGGGCTCGTCATCAGTCTCATCCTATATCTCGACACGCACGACGTATTCGAGACTTCGTGGGCGTTCAGCGGGGCCGTGGGCACGGTGCTGGGACTGCTGGGACTCGTCGTTCTTTTCTACGTGAATCACTGGATACCCCCGGTGCCGCTTGCGATGAAGGAGGGCGGGGTGTACCATGACGTGGAACGGGACAATGGGGCATTTGTCCTTCGGTACGAAGAGCCGGCCTGGTACTGGCCGTGGAAGAATGACGACGATCCCTTCCGATACGCGCCGGGCGACACCGTTCACTGCTTTGCTGCCGTCTTTGCGCCGACAGATCTTCAGACCAAAGTCTACCATCACTGGCAGTATTACAACGAGGAGCGAGACGTCTGGGTGGACACGGACCGCATTGGGTATGAGGTGGTAGGGGGGCGGCGCAACGGCTATCGGGGGGTGACCTTCAAGCGGCACGTGCACCCCGGCGAGTGGCGCGTGACGGTCGAAACGGTCGATCGTCGCCCGATTGCCCGCATCCGCTTCGACGTGGTGGAAGCCGACACGTCGGAAGGGCTGCACTACACGACCCGGCGCTACCGGTGA
- a CDS encoding SDR family oxidoreductase: MIFLTGVPGFLGTRLLRSLAAEYPDRSLGLLVQPKFERTTRQVLRNHALADRTTVLPGDITEPDLGLGDRYDDIADRITMACHLAAVYDLSIPRDVGWRINVDGTRHVLDLLAQCPNLERFGYVSTAYVSGQRTGTLYENELIHNTGFKNFYEETKYHAEVLVQDRMDEIPTMIFRPSIVVGDSETGETDKFDGPYFVLHALQQLPRYTLMTRIGSGTEPVNLIPVDFAIAAMSHLLGEDDAIDTVFHLTDPQPLTTQAILELFSDLLDKNVAYVPVPSSVARTLMGTGIGRYLGIAPELIDYFDHPSRYDNSNTQSALAGTGISCPHLPDYAPKMVEYMHRHADVRSEAMY; encoded by the coding sequence ATGATATTTCTCACCGGCGTCCCCGGCTTCCTCGGCACCCGTCTCCTCCGCTCGCTCGCGGCTGAATATCCGGACCGATCCCTCGGCCTCCTCGTCCAGCCCAAGTTCGAGAGGACCACTCGGCAGGTTCTGCGCAATCACGCCCTTGCAGACCGCACCACCGTCCTTCCGGGCGACATCACCGAACCGGACCTCGGCCTCGGGGACCGCTACGACGATATTGCCGACCGGATCACGATGGCGTGCCACCTGGCCGCCGTGTACGACCTCAGCATTCCGCGGGACGTGGGGTGGCGCATTAACGTGGACGGCACGCGCCACGTCCTCGACCTGCTCGCCCAGTGCCCCAACCTAGAGCGATTCGGCTACGTGAGTACTGCCTACGTCTCCGGGCAGCGAACAGGCACGCTCTACGAGAACGAGCTCATCCACAACACCGGATTCAAGAATTTCTACGAGGAAACGAAGTACCACGCCGAGGTGCTGGTGCAGGACCGCATGGACGAGATCCCGACGATGATCTTCCGTCCGAGCATCGTGGTCGGAGATTCAGAAACTGGAGAGACGGACAAGTTCGATGGACCGTACTTCGTGCTCCATGCCCTACAGCAGTTGCCACGCTACACGCTCATGACGCGGATCGGCTCTGGCACCGAGCCGGTCAATCTCATTCCAGTCGACTTTGCCATCGCGGCCATGAGCCATCTCTTGGGTGAGGACGACGCCATCGATACGGTTTTTCACCTCACGGACCCGCAGCCACTCACGACCCAGGCGATTCTGGAGCTCTTCAGCGACCTGCTAGACAAGAATGTGGCCTATGTGCCTGTGCCCTCCAGTGTCGCACGCACTCTCATGGGAACGGGAATTGGGCGATATCTCGGCATTGCACCGGAACTGATCGATTACTTCGACCATCCCTCTCGCTACGACAACAGCAACACCCAGTCGGCACTCGCGGGAACCGGCATTTCGTGTCCTCATCTCCCGGACTACGCACCGAAAATGGTCGAATACATGCACCGACACGCAGACGTGCGATCGGAAGCCATGTACTAG
- a CDS encoding TorF family putative porin — protein sequence MTPSPMTTYARVFLLPLIALCLGVLPPAPVQAQSFDLGATLTNRYVWRGLDFGDAAAVQPSLSFSHAGLTIGAWGSFEMSPQAGSAVNENDLYASYAVQTSAGTFSVSVTDFYFTNPGSDFFDYSDDGSHVIEPGIGYSGLVSLSASLNVHGADREVWLEASYPFTVEEVDLALAVGGTPNDGSGYYGTDADTDAAITKLSLSASKSVEITDSFSLPLRASYYVNPYLARSYFLFGISL from the coding sequence ATGACGCCTTCTCCTATGACCACGTATGCCCGCGTTTTTCTCCTCCCGCTCATTGCACTCTGTCTAGGCGTCTTGCCCCCCGCCCCCGTCCAGGCACAGTCGTTCGATCTGGGAGCGACCCTCACCAATCGGTACGTCTGGCGGGGCCTGGACTTTGGGGACGCAGCCGCCGTACAACCCAGCCTCTCGTTCTCTCATGCCGGATTGACGATTGGCGCCTGGGGCTCTTTTGAGATGAGTCCACAGGCCGGATCAGCGGTGAACGAGAATGACCTGTATGCGAGCTACGCTGTCCAGACTTCCGCCGGCACCTTTTCGGTAAGTGTCACGGATTTCTATTTCACAAACCCTGGAAGTGACTTCTTTGACTACAGCGACGACGGCTCGCACGTAATCGAGCCAGGGATTGGTTACAGTGGTCTCGTATCGCTGTCGGCCTCCCTCAACGTCCATGGAGCCGACCGCGAGGTCTGGCTGGAGGCCAGCTATCCGTTCACCGTCGAGGAGGTCGACCTTGCCCTTGCGGTCGGCGGCACCCCAAACGACGGCTCTGGATATTACGGCACCGACGCGGATACGGATGCGGCCATTACTAAACTCAGTCTGTCGGCCTCGAAGAGCGTTGAGATTACCGATTCGTTCTCACTGCCTCTTCGTGCATCGTACTACGTGAATCCGTACCTGGCCCGGAGCTACTTCCTCTTCGGCATCAGCCTGTAA
- a CDS encoding carboxypeptidase-like regulatory domain-containing protein: MRLRSPDKQVLGRLGTTVGLFVLAASLVFTGCDTTVNEEGDPVSVAGDSTDASTTINNPPPGPYDVTGNITGRLVDKASNEPIADVAVTIDAVNADGEPLSDSTNEAGEFVFTDVPAQSEEGSFIGASGDYSIHFNTAEADGNYPENFRAEATLYYPQNEAGGDGDATGISASVTIPLAELSGSISGMALSFGEVPIEGASVALKRDLDIEYNASGSVSDTEGNVVVDSTTTAADGSFAFDAVPEGLQANDYTLDFNVEGAETTFNSSPSLQPVPFSNAGNPDISLGELSVSVPAFELVVPPTFENKSTTPEFVHGFNRPISEAVTAETVEEIVSLNVAGATEKAFDENGNPTLEASFDADRDTLTLTATESLSDGTEGYQLQGLQDLLNAAVDAKYGVSPTVPNVPPFNNFGGYNTIAFDVGEEMGQPSAELVIENVQNTPLDFTDGSVSLDVRVNNTSDIDLKQTGAAAEVLYKAAGDNQFTSVATIPASDMDFGESSVQSVTISGFPFQADADEYGDIEIAAKVTSLNEVESSLATETLSDTDSLGVVDASTEYRDENSEVDGDELVVEFDEPVADIRRGDSASDYFTINETGSGTATSIGDVLEVDGGTTVVVEVTDDGSNTANDRVIVDTGVTDLSGTPVEVGDNDPSTTGDDDNAVDL, from the coding sequence ATGAGATTACGCTCACCAGACAAGCAGGTCCTCGGTCGTCTTGGGACGACGGTAGGACTCTTTGTGCTTGCGGCGTCTCTCGTCTTCACCGGGTGCGACACGACGGTGAACGAGGAAGGCGACCCCGTATCGGTTGCGGGTGACTCAACCGATGCATCGACAACCATTAATAATCCGCCGCCGGGGCCGTACGACGTCACCGGCAACATCACGGGCCGTCTGGTCGATAAGGCCTCTAACGAACCGATTGCCGACGTGGCCGTGACCATCGACGCCGTGAACGCCGACGGCGAGCCGCTCTCGGACTCGACGAACGAGGCCGGCGAGTTTGTCTTTACGGACGTTCCGGCTCAGTCAGAGGAGGGTTCTTTTATCGGTGCATCGGGTGACTACTCCATTCACTTCAATACGGCAGAAGCCGACGGTAATTATCCGGAAAACTTTCGGGCTGAGGCTACGCTGTATTATCCTCAGAATGAAGCAGGCGGTGACGGGGACGCCACCGGCATTAGTGCCAGCGTGACGATTCCCCTCGCCGAGCTCAGTGGGTCGATTTCCGGTATGGCTCTCTCGTTTGGAGAGGTACCCATCGAGGGGGCGTCCGTCGCGCTCAAGCGAGACCTCGATATTGAGTACAACGCTTCCGGAAGTGTGAGCGACACCGAGGGTAATGTTGTAGTCGACTCCACGACGACAGCTGCGGACGGCTCTTTTGCTTTCGATGCGGTTCCGGAGGGACTTCAAGCAAACGACTACACGCTTGATTTCAACGTCGAAGGAGCGGAGACGACGTTCAACTCTAGCCCCAGCCTTCAGCCCGTACCGTTCTCCAACGCGGGCAATCCGGACATTTCACTCGGAGAGCTTTCTGTGAGCGTGCCGGCCTTCGAACTCGTGGTGCCGCCTACGTTCGAGAACAAGAGCACGACCCCCGAGTTCGTCCATGGGTTCAACCGTCCGATTTCGGAGGCGGTTACGGCCGAAACGGTTGAGGAAATCGTCTCTCTCAATGTCGCGGGTGCAACAGAGAAGGCCTTCGACGAAAACGGGAACCCGACGCTCGAAGCAAGCTTCGATGCGGATCGGGACACGCTCACCCTGACGGCCACCGAATCGCTTTCCGATGGTACGGAAGGTTACCAGCTGCAGGGCTTGCAAGACCTTCTCAATGCTGCCGTGGATGCGAAGTATGGGGTGTCCCCGACAGTTCCTAATGTGCCTCCATTCAACAACTTCGGCGGCTACAACACGATTGCCTTTGATGTTGGAGAAGAGATGGGGCAGCCGAGCGCGGAGCTCGTGATTGAGAACGTGCAAAACACACCCCTCGACTTTACCGACGGATCGGTCAGTCTTGATGTCCGGGTGAACAACACCTCCGACATTGATCTCAAGCAGACCGGAGCGGCCGCCGAGGTTCTCTACAAGGCGGCGGGAGATAATCAGTTTACGTCGGTGGCGACGATCCCCGCATCCGACATGGACTTTGGTGAGTCTTCCGTTCAGTCGGTGACCATCAGTGGCTTCCCCTTCCAGGCCGACGCGGACGAGTACGGAGACATCGAGATCGCCGCGAAGGTTACAAGCCTGAACGAGGTTGAGAGCTCGCTGGCGACCGAGACGCTTTCGGACACCGACTCGCTGGGTGTTGTCGATGCCAGCACCGAGTACCGCGACGAGAATAGCGAGGTTGACGGCGATGAGCTCGTTGTGGAGTTCGATGAGCCGGTTGCCGACATCCGGCGCGGTGATTCCGCCTCGGACTACTTCACGATCAACGAGACCGGTAGCGGGACCGCGACCTCGATTGGTGATGTCCTTGAGGTTGATGGTGGAACCACGGTTGTCGTTGAGGTTACCGACGACGGTAGCAACACTGCCAATGACCGCGTGATCGTCGACACCGGTGTGACGGATCTCTCCGGCACCCCGGTTGAGGTTGGTGATAATGACCCGTCGACGACCGGCGACGACGACAACGCGGTGGACCTCTAA
- a CDS encoding ammonium transporter, with protein sequence MSAEALPVAAPADPSLPQAASEVQTNLNYVWTILAAALVFFMQAGFALLEAGFSRAKNAVNIIMKNVMDASAGALVFYCVGFGIMFGTSWQGLVGTDGFFLTGTGEQPTTWVYAFYFFQAVFAATAATIVSGAVAERIQFSGYLIFSVLITGLIYPVFGAWAWGGLFNGSGWLEGLGFIDFAGSTVVHSVGGWAALAGALVVGPRVGKYAADGTPRAIPGHSLPLAALGVFILWLGWFGFNAGSTTAGSTAIALIAMNTFLAAGAGAATAMAVTWIDTGTPDATMTLNGVLGGLVGITAGCATLTGPFAILTGAVAGLLVVYATRFIETYVDDPVGAIAVHGVCGAWGTLAAGLFDSSGFSLSQVGVQALGIAAAFLWTFPVSYVVFSVADALVGGLRINGEKEQLGLDQLEHDVDAYPEFGPNDNAKTPTPAV encoded by the coding sequence ATGAGCGCAGAAGCACTCCCCGTCGCGGCTCCGGCCGACCCGTCCCTCCCGCAAGCCGCTTCGGAGGTGCAAACGAATCTCAACTACGTGTGGACGATTCTCGCAGCGGCCCTGGTGTTTTTCATGCAGGCGGGCTTTGCCCTGCTGGAGGCCGGCTTCTCCCGCGCCAAAAACGCGGTCAACATTATCATGAAAAACGTGATGGACGCCTCCGCCGGGGCGCTGGTCTTCTACTGCGTTGGCTTCGGGATCATGTTCGGCACCTCCTGGCAGGGGCTCGTCGGCACCGACGGCTTCTTTCTTACCGGCACCGGCGAGCAGCCGACCACGTGGGTCTACGCCTTCTACTTCTTCCAGGCGGTCTTTGCGGCCACGGCGGCCACCATCGTGTCCGGGGCCGTCGCCGAGCGGATCCAGTTTAGCGGCTACCTGATCTTTTCGGTCCTCATCACGGGGCTGATCTACCCGGTGTTCGGGGCCTGGGCTTGGGGCGGGCTCTTCAACGGCAGCGGCTGGCTGGAGGGGCTCGGCTTCATCGACTTTGCCGGCTCGACGGTCGTGCACTCGGTTGGGGGCTGGGCGGCCCTCGCCGGCGCGCTGGTCGTGGGGCCCCGCGTGGGCAAGTACGCGGCGGACGGCACCCCGCGGGCCATTCCTGGGCACAGCCTTCCCCTCGCGGCCCTGGGCGTGTTCATCCTGTGGCTCGGCTGGTTCGGCTTCAACGCCGGCTCGACGACCGCCGGCTCGACCGCCATCGCCCTCATCGCGATGAACACCTTCCTCGCCGCCGGGGCGGGCGCGGCCACGGCCATGGCCGTCACCTGGATCGACACCGGCACGCCCGACGCCACCATGACGCTGAACGGCGTGCTCGGCGGCCTAGTCGGCATCACGGCCGGCTGCGCCACCCTCACCGGGCCGTTTGCCATCCTCACCGGCGCGGTCGCGGGGCTGCTGGTCGTCTACGCCACGCGCTTCATTGAAACGTACGTCGACGACCCGGTGGGCGCCATCGCGGTGCACGGCGTCTGCGGCGCGTGGGGCACGCTCGCGGCCGGCCTCTTCGACAGTAGCGGCTTCAGCCTCTCGCAGGTCGGGGTGCAGGCCCTCGGCATCGCCGCCGCCTTCCTCTGGACGTTCCCCGTGAGCTACGTCGTCTTCTCCGTCGCCGACGCCCTCGTGGGCGGCCTCCGCATCAACGGCGAAAAAGAACAGCTCGGCCTCGACCAGCTGGAGCACGACGTCGACGCTTATCCGGAGTTCGGACCAAACGACAACGCAAAAACTCCGACTCCTGCAGTCTAA
- a CDS encoding DUF2480 family protein, translating to MEPIENSVADSEIQVFNLADLWDDRVVTEFDISTFLVEGLMLKEKSFREGVKEHDWSQYDDEHVALYCSTDAIVPTWGYMLIASKLKDVAASTTFGRADDLRREYYVQALDTVDWSVYEDRPVVIKGCGSDVVPEMAYVRATQKLQEVARKLMYGEPCSSVPLWRRPQKEETKPDAEAVGVKKPDLPSPGS from the coding sequence ATGGAGCCCATTGAGAATAGCGTCGCCGACAGTGAGATTCAGGTCTTTAATCTCGCCGATCTCTGGGACGACCGAGTCGTGACGGAATTCGACATCAGCACCTTCCTAGTCGAGGGCCTCATGCTGAAGGAAAAATCGTTTCGGGAGGGAGTGAAGGAGCACGACTGGTCGCAATATGACGATGAGCACGTGGCCCTGTACTGTTCGACGGATGCCATCGTCCCCACCTGGGGCTACATGCTCATTGCCTCAAAGCTGAAAGATGTGGCCGCATCGACGACGTTTGGGCGTGCGGACGACCTGCGGCGGGAGTACTACGTGCAGGCGCTCGACACGGTCGATTGGTCCGTCTACGAGGATCGGCCGGTCGTCATTAAGGGCTGTGGGAGCGACGTGGTGCCGGAAATGGCGTACGTGCGGGCCACGCAGAAGCTGCAGGAGGTGGCGCGGAAGCTGATGTACGGCGAGCCCTGTTCGTCCGTCCCTCTCTGGCGCCGTCCGCAGAAGGAGGAGACGAAGCCTGATGCCGAGGCGGTGGGGGTGAAGAAGCCCGATTTGCCGTCGCCGGGATCATGA
- a CDS encoding dienelactone hydrolase family protein has protein sequence MTAAPTPSLSSLQVPRTARIATLGSPEEASVCWIVLHGYGQLAADFIEPFGPSVTAHRCVVAPEALSRFYVDEMDAHEEVGASWMTREAREDDIQDYLRYLDRVVEHLYAGSTTPSIRVLGFSQGTATASRWALLGNTTVDRLVLWGGAPAHDLDLETHAPALRQLDLTIVLGTEDPYVTDDHRSAVRAQLARHDIPVTVHTYEGGHHLHRDTLSQMLRADH, from the coding sequence ATGACCGCCGCCCCCACGCCTTCGCTCTCCTCTCTCCAGGTCCCCCGAACTGCACGCATCGCGACTCTTGGCTCGCCGGAAGAGGCATCCGTTTGCTGGATCGTGCTCCACGGATACGGCCAACTGGCAGCGGACTTCATCGAACCGTTTGGGCCCAGTGTTACGGCCCACCGGTGCGTCGTGGCTCCTGAGGCTCTTTCTCGCTTCTACGTCGATGAGATGGATGCCCACGAAGAGGTCGGCGCCTCCTGGATGACTCGAGAAGCCCGTGAGGACGACATTCAGGACTATCTACGCTATCTCGACCGCGTCGTTGAGCACCTGTACGCCGGCTCGACCACGCCCTCCATTCGCGTGCTCGGATTCTCGCAGGGCACCGCCACCGCCAGCCGATGGGCCCTGCTGGGCAACACGACGGTCGATCGCCTCGTGCTCTGGGGAGGCGCCCCGGCCCATGACCTCGACCTGGAAACACACGCCCCCGCCCTGCGCCAATTGGATCTGACGATCGTTCTGGGCACAGAAGATCCGTATGTGACGGACGACCATCGGTCGGCCGTACGGGCTCAACTCGCCCGACACGACATCCCCGTCACTGTCCACACCTACGAGGGGGGACACCACCTGCACCGAGACACTCTTTCCCAAATGCTGAGGGCAGACCACTGA
- the sulP gene encoding sulfate permease, with the protein MWQRVWATLENALYITEWLSDYTTDTLRADAMAGLTVGVMLIPQGMAYAVIAGMPPIYGLYAGLVPLLTYPLFGSSKHLALGPVAIDMLIVGAGIGALAQAGTERYVALAILLTAMVGLMQMMMGMMQLGFVANLLSRPVIAGLTSAAALIISTSQLGNLLGMELGRSQYVHVLLQEALQNVASTHLLTLGIGGVCILTLILLPRWMPLVPEALVVVGGSTLASWFFELDEYGVEIIGAVPTGLPRPEVWASSFSDLNALLPVAITLALVQFMKNVSLGRVFAARHGYTIDANRELVGVGASNFFGSLFQSIPTSGSFSRSAVNDQAGAQTPLANIFAAIIIALTLLFLTPLFYYLPVPALAAIIIVAGLGLIDLHELRNLFRARRRDGYIALFTASCILFIGLQEGILLGIGASVIVVLFRISRPNVAELGHVPGTRLFRDMERFEQAVRLKDIMVLRVDASFSFANAEYFKDFILEKSEREGRNVEVVVVDGSSINDLDTTAIGALFSVVESLEEMGIELHITGLIGPVREVVRRSGLYGLLGEDHFHLDPHEAVVGVLERWDAQDDENRVERYFATTEPEKKEATPAAS; encoded by the coding sequence ATGTGGCAACGAGTGTGGGCAACCCTGGAAAACGCACTCTACATCACGGAGTGGTTGTCGGACTACACGACCGATACCCTCCGAGCCGATGCAATGGCGGGCCTCACGGTGGGGGTTATGCTGATTCCACAAGGCATGGCCTACGCCGTAATTGCAGGCATGCCGCCCATTTACGGGCTCTACGCCGGCCTCGTCCCGCTTCTCACGTATCCCCTCTTTGGAAGTTCGAAGCACCTGGCCCTCGGCCCCGTCGCCATCGACATGCTGATTGTGGGCGCGGGCATTGGGGCGCTGGCGCAGGCTGGAACGGAGCGGTACGTGGCCCTTGCGATTCTGCTGACGGCGATGGTGGGCCTCATGCAGATGATGATGGGGATGATGCAGTTGGGCTTCGTGGCCAATCTGCTTTCACGACCTGTCATTGCCGGACTTACGTCCGCCGCGGCCCTCATCATTAGTACGAGTCAGCTCGGCAATCTGCTGGGCATGGAGCTGGGCCGATCGCAGTACGTGCACGTGCTTCTGCAGGAAGCCCTTCAGAATGTGGCGAGCACACATCTGCTCACGCTCGGCATCGGAGGAGTGTGCATTCTTACCCTCATCCTGTTGCCGCGCTGGATGCCGCTGGTGCCCGAAGCGCTGGTTGTGGTGGGCGGGTCCACGCTGGCAAGCTGGTTCTTTGAGCTCGACGAGTACGGGGTCGAGATCATTGGGGCTGTTCCCACTGGGTTGCCCCGTCCGGAGGTGTGGGCGTCGAGCTTTTCGGACCTCAATGCACTTCTTCCGGTCGCTATCACTCTTGCACTGGTGCAGTTCATGAAGAACGTGTCGCTGGGACGGGTCTTTGCGGCGCGGCACGGATACACCATTGACGCCAATCGCGAACTGGTGGGGGTGGGGGCGAGCAACTTCTTCGGCAGTCTCTTTCAAAGCATTCCAACGTCCGGAAGCTTTTCCCGCTCCGCGGTGAACGACCAGGCGGGCGCCCAAACCCCCCTGGCCAACATCTTTGCGGCGATCATCATCGCGCTCACGCTGCTCTTCCTGACGCCGCTGTTTTACTACTTACCTGTGCCTGCCCTCGCGGCGATCATCATTGTGGCGGGCCTAGGGCTCATTGACCTTCACGAACTGCGAAACCTCTTCCGGGCCCGCCGTCGGGATGGCTACATTGCCCTCTTTACGGCGTCCTGCATCCTTTTTATCGGGTTGCAGGAAGGTATCCTGCTCGGCATCGGGGCGTCGGTGATCGTGGTGCTCTTTCGCATTAGTCGGCCCAACGTGGCGGAGCTGGGACACGTGCCTGGCACTCGCCTCTTCCGCGACATGGAGCGGTTTGAACAGGCCGTGCGCCTGAAAGACATCATGGTGCTGCGGGTAGATGCTTCGTTCTCGTTTGCCAACGCAGAGTATTTCAAGGACTTCATTCTGGAGAAGAGCGAGCGAGAGGGACGCAACGTCGAGGTCGTGGTGGTAGATGGCAGTAGCATCAACGATCTCGACACGACGGCCATTGGGGCCCTGTTCTCGGTGGTTGAGTCGCTGGAGGAGATGGGCATTGAGCTCCACATCACCGGCCTCATCGGGCCGGTCCGGGAGGTGGTGCGGCGGTCGGGACTCTACGGGCTTCTGGGGGAAGATCATTTTCACCTCGATCCGCACGAAGCAGTGGTGGGGGTGTTGGAGCGATGGGACGCCCAGGACGACGAGAACCGGGTGGAGCGATATTTTGCAACGACGGAGCCGGAGAAGAAAGAGGCGACGCCCGCAGCGTCGTGA
- a CDS encoding SDR family oxidoreductase has protein sequence MRLDLSDHTILVTGASRGIGRATALALADVGATVAVHYGQSRDAAAEVAEQCGHGAQPIQADLTDLTATDRLFGRVVDVLGPVDALVLNAGVAEPTPLEADTDEWHAAWTDTMHVNLRAPELLCRHALPHFRQHGGGRLISIASRAAFRGDTPAYMTYAASKAGLVALTRSVARGFGEDGVRAFTIAPGFVRTDMAQDFIDEYGEAHATSDLALNNLTVPEDVAPFVVFLASGQADHATGATIDVNAGSYVH, from the coding sequence ATGAGGCTTGATCTTTCCGATCACACCATCCTCGTCACCGGCGCCAGCCGCGGAATTGGACGAGCCACAGCTCTTGCCCTGGCCGATGTGGGGGCGACGGTGGCCGTCCATTACGGGCAGAGCCGCGACGCGGCCGCGGAAGTGGCGGAGCAGTGCGGGCACGGGGCTCAGCCGATCCAGGCCGATCTTACGGACCTGACCGCCACTGACCGGTTGTTCGGTAGGGTCGTAGATGTCCTTGGCCCGGTCGACGCTCTTGTTCTCAATGCCGGCGTGGCTGAGCCGACGCCGCTGGAGGCCGATACGGACGAGTGGCACGCGGCATGGACGGACACGATGCACGTCAATCTGCGGGCGCCGGAGCTCCTTTGTCGTCACGCCCTCCCGCACTTTCGGCAGCATGGCGGGGGGCGCCTCATCAGCATTGCCTCCCGTGCAGCCTTCCGGGGCGATACCCCTGCGTACATGACCTACGCGGCCTCGAAAGCCGGGCTCGTAGCCCTTACCCGCTCGGTGGCGCGCGGCTTTGGGGAGGACGGCGTCCGGGCGTTCACGATTGCGCCGGGCTTCGTGCGCACGGACATGGCGCAGGACTTTATCGATGAGTACGGGGAGGCGCACGCGACGAGCGATCTCGCACTCAATAATCTCACCGTGCCCGAAGATGTAGCCCCCTTCGTCGTGTTCCTGGCCAGCGGCCAGGCCGATCACGCAACCGGGGCTACGATCGATGTAAATGCCGGCAGCTACGTGCACTAG